Genomic window (Arachis hypogaea cultivar Tifrunner chromosome 13, arahy.Tifrunner.gnm2.J5K5, whole genome shotgun sequence):
CACCTCCTACGCTTATTCATATTTTTACTATGTGGCTTTACGTGAATCACATGTAAAACTATCTTAGACCgaaagtacatcaaaattaaattcatttaacATACGCAAAATCTTAATTAACACTTGAAAACAAGAACAAAGCTAAAAAGATATTAGAGACCTGGCGATTGAGTGAAGTAGGGTCATGGCGAGACCAAAAGAGATCCAAGAGGGCGTTGTAGGTGCAGAGTTTGGGATCGAACTGCACGCGAACGACTTCGACATGGTTGGTGGTTCCGGTGCAGACCTGCTTGTAAGTGGGATCATGGGAGTGACCCTGCGTGTAACCAACCTCAGTTTTGACCACACCAACCACTCTCTGAAACGCAAGCTCCACCCCCCAGAAACAACCCGCTCCGAACTCTGCAAACTCGTGATCCGGGTTTTCCGGTTTATCTGTATCCGGGTCATGGGCCGGGTTCTGCCCTGTGCTTGATGCCATTCTTATTCAGTTATTCGTAATACGGCGTGCTTCTTCTCACTTCCTTTGTGAGTAACTGCGAATCTCGGTTGACTTTTATAGCTGCGTTTAGCTTCATAAAAAACACCATTTATTTTTTGGAAAGTACCAAGAGCCAATAGAATTtctatttgtataatgtgtatacGGAGTATTAGAcatataactattagtgttacttttttcttgaaacttttgagatgagtggtatcatgacatggtattagagcgctagatTCGAAGGGTCAAGAGTTTGATCTTTGATGAACctcaaaataaatttaaacttttggaagatgtttattatccctagtattcGGATggatatttattttgtaactcaatagtccattgtctccctagcgggatccTTTATTTTTTGGATGGACAAACTTTTGGatcctttattttttattttattattatttttattaatttttttaattatattttttatttttactttattattaaatCAAAGTGAAAACTCACTTACAGTTGGATAAAAATTGTGAGAttgtttgactgatttgactaaattgtgatctaacgatttttaactatttctttttttggtttctcACTGTATCCCTCAACTCGACAGGTCAAGGATTAATCTGTCGTGGATCTGAGTTCCATTTATTAAGAGTCTGCCGCTTGCCAATAAGTTACTGCATGCACAAAGGCGATATTCGAACTTCTGACACTTACATGCACACGAAGACAACTACGTATGAATTTCTaccttaaataaaatataaaaacatttacttttgtatttttattctttgaaTTTTATTCTCAATATAATGTATTATTCTATTCTCATAATTAGATGATAGTATTGATATAaccatatataaataataaattcttagatatatttcttcttcttttttttagaataagtaactattttaatttattgaaatttaaagttaagttttaataaattaaaaaatgaaaaaaaatgctaGAAATATTCATTTTGAGAAAGCAAATAATTTATTCAAACcgatgtttaaaaaaaaaaacaaaattacttATTGATTGCAACTTTTTACTTGTACATAGCTGTAAGCTATTCTGAAAAGGTGTCGTGAATTTTAAGCTTATTagaaaaatacaaatttaaaaagtaaattattatttttatttataaaactttaaaatatcaacAAATTTacttataaataaaagaaattagttttatatttataaaaattaatgaattattatttttactcatAAAACTTAAGAACGTTGAGAAATCAATGAAGAGATTTACTCTCTAATCATAAAAAAGTTGTGTATCAAATAAGATAGTATGCGAATGATTAATAAAAATGGTATGAAATAATAAGTATAATGAATAGTAGTAATATGAGTAGATTACATGTTGAACGTGGCATTTGAATGGAATGAAGAGGGTGAACAACACCAACAAAATTGGTCTGATACATGCATGAATAATTGTGG
Coding sequences:
- the LOC112736336 gene encoding peptide methionine sulfoxide reductase, which encodes MASSTGQNPAHDPDTDKPENPDHEFAEFGAGCFWGVELAFQRVVGVVKTEVGYTQGHSHDPTYKQVCTGTTNHVEVVRVQFDPKLCTYNALLDLFWSRHDPTSLNRQGNDVGAQYRSGIYYYNETQARLAQESKEAKQSEFKGKIVTEILPAKRFYRAEEYHQQYLEKGGGRGLKQSAEKGCNDPIRCYG